The following proteins are co-located in the Mesorhizobium australicum WSM2073 genome:
- a CDS encoding MFS transporter, producing the protein MDLVDTRSDETMQWAAITGVIATVSVFAIAQGLSYPLLSFILQRQGVSPAMIGLSAAMTPIGFIVSSPIIPALARRFGAGRTALTCAALSAVVLALIGWTQNVYLWFPLRLLIGVVTNPLYVLSEIWVIALAPPARRGRIMGLYSTIISAGFATGPLCLLAVGTEGWPPFLVGIGAFVLCGICLASVLPRLPRVDEAGHQVSVMGFMPLAWLLLSAVVVAAGFEQAVLALLPVYGTHYGIAEARMSALLSVMIAGNIAMQVPLGLLAERLTARFVRFICVLLTLFGCVLLPMLIETPLIWPCVFVWGAVSYGIYTMSIIELGERFTGSALVAGNAAFSLMWGVGGIVVPPLAGGIMDVTGASGLPLTLGAICAALALATIIRRRVR; encoded by the coding sequence ATGGACCTGGTGGATACGAGAAGCGACGAGACGATGCAATGGGCAGCGATCACCGGTGTGATCGCGACCGTGTCCGTTTTCGCCATCGCGCAGGGCCTGTCCTATCCGCTGCTGAGCTTCATCCTGCAGCGCCAGGGTGTCTCGCCCGCGATGATCGGCCTGTCGGCGGCGATGACGCCGATCGGGTTCATCGTCTCGTCGCCAATTATTCCAGCGCTGGCGAGGCGGTTCGGAGCAGGGCGCACGGCTCTGACTTGCGCGGCGCTTTCGGCTGTCGTGCTGGCGCTGATCGGCTGGACGCAGAACGTCTATCTCTGGTTTCCGCTGCGCTTGCTGATCGGCGTCGTGACCAACCCGCTCTATGTGCTCAGCGAAATCTGGGTAATCGCGCTGGCGCCGCCGGCCCGGCGCGGCCGCATCATGGGCCTCTATTCGACGATCATTTCCGCCGGCTTCGCGACCGGTCCGCTTTGTCTGCTCGCCGTTGGCACAGAAGGCTGGCCGCCGTTCCTTGTCGGCATTGGCGCCTTCGTGCTCTGCGGCATCTGCCTGGCGTCGGTTCTGCCACGGCTGCCCAGAGTAGACGAGGCCGGGCATCAGGTTTCGGTGATGGGTTTCATGCCGCTCGCCTGGCTGCTTCTGTCGGCGGTGGTCGTAGCCGCGGGCTTCGAGCAGGCGGTGCTGGCGCTGCTGCCCGTCTACGGCACGCATTATGGCATCGCGGAGGCTCGCATGTCGGCGCTGCTATCGGTCATGATCGCCGGCAACATCGCCATGCAGGTTCCGCTTGGCCTGCTGGCCGAGCGGCTGACGGCCCGTTTCGTGCGCTTCATCTGCGTCCTGCTGACGCTGTTTGGCTGCGTGCTTTTGCCGATGCTGATCGAAACGCCGCTGATCTGGCCTTGCGTCTTCGTCTGGGGAGCTGTGTCCTACGGCATCTACACGATGTCCATCATCGAACTTGGCGAGCGCTTCACCGGTTCGGCGCTGGTTGCCGGCAACGCGGCATTCTCCCTGATGTGGGGTGTCGGCGGCATTGTCGTCCCGCCGCTAGCGGGCGGCATAATGGATGTGACCGGTGCGAGCGGCCTGCCGCTGACGCTCGGCGCGATCTGCGCCGCGCTTGCGTTGGCGACGATTATCCGTCGGCGGGTGCGGTGA
- a CDS encoding prolyl oligopeptidase family serine peptidase, with protein sequence MTASTTRAQPFQKTGDPFLWLEDRTSKESLDWVHRQNEVTVAELQGDPSYQASFQTALDLMTAEDNIAVGAAIAGHVYNFWQDKTNALGLWRRTTVASYKTDKPDWETIIDFDQLAAREGIKWVFGGAVRLYPDFNRCLVSMSPDGGDASAMREFDIAAKSFVEGGFQAPASKSGFGWLDEDTVIISAAFEEADKTESGYPRVVKLWKRGTRLEEATPIFEAEIEDLAVGAGVEFDGEKRHLFLARTLNFFASHSFLRLPSGENRRIPLPDDVTDTSLFRDQLVFGVRTPWTAPDGTACQPDGLYSFDFAHWIETGGFGAIETLLAPAHRVSIAGLARTQDRLFISLMDNVRGKVLVCERERGAWSLKPIALPENGTVGISHAEHFGSTVSFSFTDFLTPSSIIWSDDNGETLATVKSQPARFDASPLISEQFEARSKDGTMIPYFVVRRRDQNGPVPTLLYGYGGFEVPLLPGYAGVRGKLWLEKGNAYVQACIRGGGEFGPAWHQAALKGKRQNGFDDFAAVAQDVVRRGIATAQSLGIQGGSNGGLLTGASLTQHPELFGAVIIEVPLLDMLRYTELPPGASWMAEYGDPSKPEDAKWLSAYSPYQHVKADAAYPPVLLTTSTADDRVHPGHARKMAARLQEAGHGKTLFFEETEGGHGGRGDRRPQAAQTAMKYVFLQRALGGKA encoded by the coding sequence ATGACCGCTTCGACAACCAGAGCCCAGCCCTTTCAGAAGACCGGCGATCCGTTCCTCTGGCTGGAGGACAGGACAAGCAAGGAATCGCTCGACTGGGTGCATCGCCAGAACGAGGTCACGGTGGCGGAATTGCAGGGCGATCCATCCTACCAGGCGTCGTTCCAGACGGCGCTCGACCTGATGACGGCCGAGGACAATATCGCGGTTGGCGCGGCGATCGCCGGTCATGTCTACAATTTCTGGCAGGACAAGACCAATGCGCTCGGCCTGTGGCGCCGCACGACAGTCGCTTCCTACAAGACCGACAAGCCCGACTGGGAGACAATCATCGACTTCGACCAGCTGGCTGCGAGGGAGGGGATAAAATGGGTGTTCGGCGGCGCCGTCAGGCTCTACCCCGATTTCAACCGCTGCCTGGTCTCGATGTCGCCCGATGGCGGTGACGCCAGCGCGATGCGCGAGTTCGACATCGCGGCCAAGTCCTTCGTGGAAGGCGGTTTTCAGGCGCCGGCGTCGAAATCGGGCTTCGGCTGGCTGGACGAGGATACGGTCATCATCTCGGCCGCTTTCGAAGAGGCCGACAAGACAGAATCCGGCTATCCGCGCGTGGTCAAGCTCTGGAAGCGCGGCACCAGGCTGGAAGAGGCGACCCCGATCTTCGAGGCAGAGATCGAGGATCTTGCCGTTGGCGCCGGTGTCGAGTTCGACGGCGAGAAGCGTCACCTGTTTCTGGCGCGGACACTCAACTTCTTCGCATCGCACAGTTTCCTGCGCCTGCCTTCGGGCGAGAACCGCCGCATCCCGCTGCCCGACGACGTCACCGACACCTCGCTCTTTAGGGATCAACTGGTGTTCGGGGTGCGCACGCCATGGACGGCGCCGGACGGCACCGCATGCCAGCCGGACGGGCTTTACTCCTTCGACTTCGCGCATTGGATCGAAACCGGCGGTTTTGGCGCCATCGAAACCTTGTTGGCGCCGGCGCATCGGGTTTCCATTGCCGGGCTCGCAAGAACGCAGGACCGCCTGTTCATCAGCTTGATGGACAATGTGCGCGGCAAGGTTCTCGTCTGCGAGCGCGAGCGCGGCGCCTGGTCGCTGAAACCCATCGCGCTGCCTGAAAACGGCACTGTCGGCATCAGCCATGCCGAGCATTTCGGCTCCACCGTCTCCTTTTCCTTCACCGATTTCCTGACGCCAAGCTCGATCATCTGGTCCGATGACAATGGCGAGACGCTGGCGACCGTGAAATCGCAGCCGGCCCGCTTCGATGCCTCGCCGCTGATCTCGGAGCAGTTCGAGGCGCGCTCGAAGGACGGCACGATGATCCCTTATTTCGTCGTCAGGCGGCGCGACCAGAACGGTCCGGTGCCGACGCTACTCTACGGCTATGGCGGTTTCGAAGTGCCGCTGTTGCCCGGCTATGCCGGCGTGCGCGGCAAGCTATGGCTGGAGAAAGGCAATGCCTATGTGCAGGCCTGCATTCGCGGCGGCGGCGAGTTCGGACCGGCCTGGCACCAGGCGGCGCTGAAAGGCAAACGCCAGAACGGGTTTGATGATTTCGCGGCAGTGGCGCAGGACGTCGTCAGGCGCGGTATCGCCACGGCTCAATCGCTCGGCATCCAGGGCGGCTCCAATGGCGGCCTGCTGACCGGCGCTTCCCTGACGCAGCATCCCGAGCTTTTCGGCGCCGTCATCATCGAGGTGCCACTGCTCGACATGCTGCGCTACACCGAATTGCCGCCGGGCGCTTCGTGGATGGCCGAATATGGCGATCCGTCGAAGCCGGAAGACGCCAAGTGGCTTTCCGCCTATTCGCCCTATCAACATGTCAAGGCCGATGCCGCCTATCCGCCGGTGCTCTTGACGACCTCGACCGCCGACGACCGGGTCCATCCCGGCCATGCGCGCAAGATGGCGGCCCGCCTGCAGGAGGCAGGACACGGCAAGACGCTGTTCTTCGAGGAGACCGAAGGCGGACATGGCGGGCGCGGCGACCGCCGGCCGCAGGCGGCGCAGACGGCGATGAAGTATGTCTTCCTGCAGCGCGCACTGGGCGGAAAAGCCTGA
- a CDS encoding aspartate aminotransferase family protein, which produces MTYQNYSLKQLQQIDAAHHLHPFTDHKELREAGARVITRANGPFIYDSEGTELLDGMAGLWCVNIGYGRDELAEAAYAQMKELPYYNSFFKCSTPTPVLLSKKLAEIAPRNVNQVFYGSSGSEANDTALRLVRHYWVLEGKPEKNRVISRKMAYHGSTIAGTSLGGMDAMHKQLNGAVPNIVHVMMPYAYELALPGESDHDFGLRAAKSVEDAILEAGADKVAAFIGEPVMGAGGVKIPPASYWPEVQRICRKYDVLLMLDEVITGYGRTGEWFAAQTFGIEADTITTAKALTSGYQPLSALLVGDRIASTLVEKGGEFNHGYTYSGHPVACAVALKNLEIIEREGLVDRVRNDTGPYFASALQERIAGHDLVGEVRSIGLMGAIEIVKDKATKERFLPSGSAAVTVRDHAIANGMMLRATGDTMILSPPLIWTRDTIDMACERIGKALDLAQADLRKR; this is translated from the coding sequence ATGACCTATCAGAATTATTCGCTGAAGCAGCTTCAGCAGATCGACGCCGCGCATCACCTGCATCCCTTCACCGACCATAAGGAGCTGCGTGAGGCAGGCGCCCGCGTCATCACCCGCGCCAATGGCCCGTTCATCTACGATTCCGAAGGGACGGAACTGCTGGACGGCATGGCCGGCCTGTGGTGCGTCAATATCGGCTATGGCCGCGACGAGCTGGCCGAGGCCGCCTATGCACAGATGAAGGAACTGCCTTACTACAATTCCTTCTTCAAATGCTCGACGCCGACGCCGGTGCTGTTGTCGAAGAAGCTGGCCGAGATCGCACCACGCAACGTGAATCAGGTGTTTTACGGCTCGTCCGGATCGGAGGCCAACGACACCGCCTTGCGCCTGGTGCGCCATTACTGGGTGCTTGAGGGTAAGCCGGAGAAGAACCGCGTCATTTCGCGCAAGATGGCCTATCACGGCTCGACCATTGCCGGCACTTCGCTCGGCGGCATGGATGCCATGCACAAGCAGCTCAACGGTGCGGTGCCCAACATCGTCCATGTGATGATGCCCTATGCCTACGAGCTGGCTCTGCCGGGCGAAAGCGACCACGATTTCGGCCTGCGCGCGGCAAAGTCCGTCGAGGATGCCATCCTCGAGGCCGGTGCCGACAAGGTCGCGGCCTTCATCGGCGAGCCGGTGATGGGCGCGGGCGGCGTCAAGATACCGCCGGCGAGCTACTGGCCCGAAGTGCAGCGCATCTGCCGCAAATACGATGTGCTTTTGATGCTGGACGAGGTCATTACCGGCTATGGCCGCACAGGTGAGTGGTTCGCGGCGCAGACCTTCGGCATCGAAGCGGACACCATCACCACGGCCAAGGCGCTGACCTCGGGCTATCAGCCTCTTTCGGCGCTGCTGGTTGGCGACCGCATTGCCTCGACGCTGGTCGAGAAGGGCGGCGAGTTCAACCATGGCTACACCTATTCGGGGCATCCAGTGGCTTGCGCCGTGGCCTTGAAGAACCTGGAGATCATCGAGAGGGAAGGGCTGGTCGACCGTGTCAGGAACGACACCGGACCTTATTTCGCTAGCGCGTTGCAGGAGCGTATTGCCGGGCATGACCTGGTCGGCGAGGTGCGCTCGATCGGCCTGATGGGCGCGATCGAGATCGTCAAGGACAAGGCGACGAAGGAGCGCTTCCTGCCGTCGGGGAGTGCCGCGGTGACGGTGCGCGACCACGCGATCGCCAACGGCATGATGCTGCGCGCCACCGGCGACACGATGATCCTGTCGCCGCCGCTGATCTGGACCCGCGATACGATCGACATGGCTTGCGAGCGCATCGGCAAGGCGCTCGACCTGGCACAGGCGGACCTGCGCAAGCGATAG
- a CDS encoding cytochrome c oxidase assembly factor Coa1 family protein — protein sequence MAGQPLNQPAEIPAELDRWNWGAFFLNWIWGIGNSTFIALLALIPVVNLIMIFVLGARGSRWAWQNRAWRDAEQFRKTQRNWAIAGLAVWVVSIGGCATMVGSIPFVLKGSDAYRMTMDAVRTDVRVKAAIGDDLADNFWVGGHLNVNANGAGDAQFSIPVHGAKGKGTVYSHLVRNAGTWSTRLLVVRVDGVDAPIVLTNEDHVPIPGAAIGI from the coding sequence ATGGCCGGACAACCGCTCAACCAACCGGCTGAAATTCCAGCCGAACTCGATCGCTGGAACTGGGGCGCCTTCTTCCTCAACTGGATTTGGGGCATCGGCAACAGCACCTTCATCGCGCTGCTGGCGCTGATCCCCGTCGTCAACCTCATCATGATCTTCGTGCTCGGCGCGCGCGGCAGCCGCTGGGCTTGGCAAAACCGGGCTTGGCGCGACGCCGAGCAGTTCCGCAAGACGCAGCGCAATTGGGCGATTGCCGGCCTTGCCGTATGGGTGGTCAGTATCGGCGGTTGTGCGACGATGGTCGGCAGCATCCCTTTCGTGCTCAAAGGCAGCGACGCCTACCGCATGACCATGGACGCCGTCCGCACCGATGTTCGGGTCAAGGCCGCCATCGGCGACGATTTGGCCGACAATTTCTGGGTCGGCGGTCATCTCAACGTCAATGCAAATGGCGCGGGCGACGCCCAGTTCAGCATTCCCGTCCACGGCGCCAAGGGCAAGGGCACCGTATATTCCCATCTGGTTCGCAATGCCGGCACATGGAGCACGCGCCTGCTCGTGGTCCGCGTCGACGGCGTCGATGCACCGATCGTGCTGACCAATGAAGACCATGTGCCGATCCCGGGTGCGGCGATCGGAATATAG
- the mmsB gene encoding 3-hydroxyisobutyrate dehydrogenase, with product MTTIAFIGLGNMGNPMAANLVKAGHAVHGFDLMPENLAVAREHGVVVMANALAAVKDADVVITMLPAGKHVLSVYGDIAPKARNGALFIDSSTIDVESARKAHTIAAKHGLLSIDAPVSGGTGGATAGTLTFMAGGADDAFSAAEPILKPMAGRIVHCGGDGAGQAAKICNNMILGISMIGVAEAFVLAEKLGLSHQALFDVASTSSGQCWSLTTYCPVPGPVPTSPANRDYKPGFAAALMLKDLKLSQEAALGAGAVTPLGAEAAQLYALFNAQGHGGADFSGIINFLRGNSA from the coding sequence ATGACGACGATCGCCTTCATCGGCCTCGGCAATATGGGCAATCCGATGGCCGCAAACCTGGTCAAGGCTGGGCATGCCGTGCACGGTTTCGACCTGATGCCGGAAAACCTCGCGGTCGCGCGCGAACATGGCGTCGTCGTTATGGCCAATGCGCTCGCGGCGGTGAAGGATGCCGACGTGGTCATCACCATGCTGCCGGCCGGCAAGCACGTGCTGTCGGTCTATGGGGACATTGCTCCCAAGGCCAGGAACGGCGCGCTGTTCATCGATTCCTCGACGATCGACGTCGAATCGGCGCGCAAGGCGCATACGATTGCAGCAAAGCACGGCCTGCTGTCCATCGACGCGCCGGTTTCGGGCGGCACCGGTGGTGCCACGGCCGGTACATTGACCTTCATGGCTGGGGGAGCCGACGATGCTTTCTCGGCCGCCGAGCCGATCCTGAAGCCGATGGCCGGCCGCATCGTCCATTGCGGCGGTGACGGCGCCGGACAGGCGGCGAAGATCTGCAACAACATGATCCTCGGCATTTCGATGATCGGCGTCGCCGAGGCGTTCGTGCTGGCGGAAAAACTCGGCCTGTCGCATCAGGCGCTGTTCGACGTCGCCTCGACCTCGTCGGGCCAGTGCTGGTCGCTGACCACCTATTGCCCCGTGCCTGGCCCGGTTCCCACTTCGCCCGCCAACAGGGATTACAAGCCCGGATTTGCGGCGGCTCTTATGCTGAAAGACCTGAAATTGTCGCAGGAAGCAGCGCTTGGCGCGGGCGCGGTGACACCGCTTGGCGCAGAAGCGGCGCAGCTCTATGCCCTTTTCAACGCCCAGGGCCATGGCGGCGCCGATTTCTCCGGCATAATAAATTTTCTGCGCGGCAACTCGGCGTAA
- a CDS encoding isobutyryl-CoA dehydrogenase encodes MDAAVDASTSQFELNEEQRAIQEMARAFAADRVAPNALDWDRRRHFPADVIRETGPLGLGGIYVRDDVGGSALGRLDAVLIFEALSHADPAFSSFISIHNMVASMIDRFGNEEQRQRFLPKLASMEWLASYCLTEPGSGSDAAALKTRAVKSGGDYILNGAKQFISGAGDSDVYAVMVRTGADGPKGISTIVVPKDAPGLSFGANEHKMGWHMQSTRQVIFENCKVPAENLLSGEGAGFGIAMAGLDGGRLNIAACSLGGAQSALDKALSYTAERKAFGSKINQFQALQFRLADMETELQAARIFLYAAASKLDRKAPDAGKWSAMAKRFVTDTGFNVANDALQLLGGYGYLHDYGIEKLVRDLRVHQILEGTNEIMRVIIARALIGR; translated from the coding sequence ATGGACGCCGCGGTCGATGCGAGCACCAGCCAGTTCGAACTCAACGAGGAACAGCGTGCCATCCAGGAGATGGCGCGGGCCTTCGCCGCCGATCGCGTCGCGCCCAATGCGCTCGACTGGGACCGCAGGCGACATTTCCCCGCCGATGTGATCCGCGAGACGGGGCCGCTCGGCCTCGGCGGCATCTATGTCAGGGACGATGTCGGCGGTTCCGCGCTCGGCCGGCTCGACGCCGTACTGATCTTCGAGGCGCTGTCGCATGCCGACCCGGCCTTTTCGTCCTTCATCTCGATCCACAACATGGTGGCCTCGATGATCGACCGCTTCGGCAATGAAGAACAGCGCCAGCGTTTCCTGCCGAAGCTCGCCTCCATGGAATGGCTGGCGAGCTATTGCCTGACCGAGCCTGGCTCGGGTTCGGATGCGGCGGCGCTGAAGACGCGCGCGGTGAAAAGCGGCGGCGATTACATCCTCAACGGCGCCAAGCAGTTCATCTCCGGCGCCGGCGACAGCGATGTCTATGCCGTCATGGTGCGCACCGGCGCCGACGGCCCGAAAGGCATCTCCACCATCGTCGTGCCCAAGGATGCGCCCGGCCTCTCCTTCGGCGCCAATGAGCACAAGATGGGCTGGCACATGCAATCGACCCGCCAGGTTATCTTCGAGAACTGCAAGGTGCCGGCGGAGAACCTCTTGTCGGGCGAAGGCGCCGGCTTCGGCATCGCCATGGCCGGGCTCGACGGCGGCCGGCTGAACATCGCCGCCTGTTCGCTGGGCGGCGCCCAGTCGGCGCTCGACAAGGCGCTGTCCTATACCGCCGAGCGCAAGGCATTCGGCTCGAAGATCAACCAGTTCCAGGCGCTGCAGTTCAGGCTGGCCGACATGGAGACAGAGTTGCAGGCGGCGCGCATCTTTCTCTATGCGGCGGCCTCCAAACTCGACCGCAAGGCGCCGGACGCCGGCAAATGGTCGGCAATGGCCAAGCGCTTCGTCACCGACACCGGCTTCAACGTCGCCAACGACGCGCTGCAACTGCTGGGCGGCTACGGCTACCTGCATGATTACGGCATCGAGAAGCTGGTGCGCGATCTCAGGGTGCACCAGATCCTCGAAGGCACCAACGAAATCATGCGCGTCATCATCGCGCGCGCCCTGATCGGCCGCTGA